The following coding sequences are from one Haloplasma contractile SSD-17B window:
- a CDS encoding immunoglobulin-like domain-containing protein, whose translation MNKIKQCIMLIITLLFIAGCDELITGDSVELNQQPKLTASHTQNTGSQGPTITGTRQMTIAVGEQLDLLTGVQAIDPEDGDITDRISVDNSNVNLTIPGHYLVTYMVSDSDGNLTTAYTLVEVEEHENTKPIIVGVSKIQVGLGETPDLLDGIRASDLEDGDLTDQITINDQNVDINQKGSYLISYTVTDTAGDSRTEYTIVEVVSDVSDHAPTITGINAITLTVTDTPRDPSVLETDLLYNISATDPEDGDLTKEIVVNYSMLDQTTPGTYLIHYQVEDGDGHKTTVPTLVTVVNSKETNLDSTIPPVITGVQDFMVTVGSDLPNLLEGVTAIDNSDGDLTSDIIINKNNLDLNTVGVYMITYEVTDSDGNLGKAVALVRVYDELTTTNQTSIVQTVETVYDGIVGVTNTQSGQIASTGSGVVYKQDGNDYYIVTNHHVVDGAESVEIVYKDLRYQVGELLGSDAKTDLAVIRITTTKDLPVLNMRDTSTLKLGETAIAIGSPLGFEYYGSVTTGVISGLDRYVAVDTDNDGQVDTESVLIQHDVAISPGNSGGALIDQNGNLIGINVLKIVEEKVSNMGFAIPIRTVKRVVSDIEMYGSVQRAYLGIMATDVSALIDDPNYSIPSDITSGVYIETVQTDTAAAKAQLQVGDIIVGLDQYEIDSMRKLKSVLEYYRPGDQALITYNRNGVEDSVYVLFK comes from the coding sequence ATGAACAAGATCAAACAGTGTATTATGCTAATTATAACACTACTATTTATTGCGGGATGCGATGAATTAATTACTGGAGACTCAGTTGAATTAAATCAACAACCAAAATTAACGGCGTCACATACACAGAATACGGGAAGTCAAGGACCTACTATTACAGGTACGAGACAAATGACAATTGCTGTAGGTGAACAGTTAGACTTGTTAACTGGAGTACAAGCTATTGATCCTGAAGATGGCGACATTACGGATCGTATTAGTGTTGATAACTCTAATGTAAATCTTACAATACCAGGGCATTACCTTGTCACCTATATGGTGTCCGATTCAGATGGAAACTTAACGACTGCTTATACATTGGTTGAAGTTGAAGAACATGAGAATACGAAACCAATTATTGTAGGAGTAAGTAAAATACAGGTTGGACTTGGGGAAACACCTGATTTATTAGATGGAATCAGGGCATCAGATCTTGAAGATGGTGATCTGACAGATCAAATTACTATAAATGATCAGAACGTAGATATCAATCAAAAGGGAAGCTACCTAATTTCGTATACGGTAACAGACACGGCTGGGGACTCCCGTACCGAATATACGATCGTAGAAGTAGTTAGCGATGTTAGTGACCATGCACCGACTATTACAGGGATTAATGCGATAACGTTAACTGTCACTGATACACCACGTGATCCTTCCGTATTAGAAACGGATCTTTTATACAATATATCAGCTACTGATCCTGAGGATGGCGACTTAACGAAAGAAATCGTTGTTAATTACTCAATGTTAGATCAGACTACTCCTGGTACTTACTTAATTCATTATCAAGTAGAGGACGGGGATGGCCATAAGACGACGGTTCCTACGCTTGTAACTGTAGTAAATAGCAAGGAAACAAACTTAGATTCTACAATCCCTCCTGTTATTACAGGAGTTCAGGACTTTATGGTAACAGTAGGAAGTGATTTACCAAATTTATTAGAAGGTGTAACCGCAATTGATAATAGTGATGGCGATCTTACGTCAGACATAATCATTAATAAAAATAATCTGGATTTAAACACAGTGGGTGTGTATATGATTACCTATGAAGTTACAGATAGTGATGGTAACCTTGGCAAGGCAGTAGCATTAGTTAGGGTGTATGATGAGCTAACTACTACAAATCAAACATCAATTGTACAAACGGTTGAGACTGTTTATGATGGAATTGTAGGAGTTACCAATACGCAAAGTGGGCAGATTGCATCTACTGGTTCTGGTGTTGTTTATAAACAAGATGGGAATGACTATTATATTGTAACGAATCACCATGTGGTAGATGGCGCTGAGTCAGTTGAGATTGTTTACAAAGACCTTAGGTATCAAGTGGGTGAATTATTAGGAAGTGACGCAAAAACGGATTTAGCGGTCATTAGAATAACTACGACTAAAGACTTGCCAGTTCTTAATATGAGGGATACAAGCACCTTAAAGTTAGGAGAAACGGCAATTGCAATTGGTAGTCCTCTTGGATTTGAATACTATGGTTCTGTTACGACTGGAGTAATTTCAGGTCTCGACCGTTATGTAGCAGTCGATACAGATAATGATGGACAAGTCGATACGGAGTCAGTTTTAATCCAACACGATGTAGCAATCAGCCCAGGTAATAGTGGAGGGGCCCTAATCGATCAAAATGGGAACTTGATTGGTATTAATGTACTCAAAATAGTTGAAGAAAAAGTATCGAACATGGGATTTGCAATACCAATTCGGACCGTCAAACGTGTCGTTTCAGATATAGAGATGTATGGATCTGTACAACGTGCTTACTTAGGAATAATGGCAACCGATGTGAGTGCTTTAATTGATGATCCTAATTATTCAATCCCTTCTGATATTACGAGTGGGGTTTACATTGAAACCGTACAAACAGATACTGCAGCTGCAAAGGCACAACTACAGGTAGGAGATATTATTGTCGGACTCGATCAATACGAGATTGACTCAATGCGTAAGTTGAAAAGCGTACTCGAGTACTATAGACCAGGTGACCAGGCTTTAATAACCTATAACCGAAATGGTGTAGAAGATTCCGTTTATGTTTTATTTAAATAA
- the mdh gene encoding malate dehydrogenase gives MSFKRRKVSIIGAGFTGATTAYMIAEKELADVVLVDIPDMEQPTKGKALDMLESSPVMRFDASIKGTADYSDTKDSDLVIITAGIARKPGMSRDDLVSINAKIMKTVTNEVVKYSPNCYILVLTNPVDAMTYTVLKESGFAKNRVIGQSGVLDTARFRTFIAEELNISVKDITGFVLGGHGDSMVPLIRYSYAGGIPLETLISKERLDAIIERTRKGGGEIVNLLGNGSAYYAPAASLTEMTEAILKDQRRVLPSIAYLDGEYGYHDICLGVPTILGGNGLEQILELNLTSEEKTALDNSATAVKQVIKILPE, from the coding sequence ATGAGTTTTAAACGTAGAAAAGTATCAATCATAGGAGCTGGGTTCACAGGTGCTACTACTGCCTATATGATTGCTGAGAAGGAATTAGCGGATGTTGTATTAGTTGATATTCCGGATATGGAACAGCCAACAAAAGGGAAAGCATTAGATATGCTAGAGTCAAGTCCTGTTATGCGTTTTGATGCATCTATAAAAGGAACAGCGGACTATAGTGATACTAAGGATTCAGACTTAGTGATTATTACAGCGGGAATTGCTCGTAAACCGGGCATGAGTCGTGATGATCTTGTTTCGATTAATGCTAAAATTATGAAGACAGTCACAAATGAAGTTGTTAAGTACTCACCAAATTGTTATATACTTGTATTGACAAATCCAGTGGATGCAATGACCTATACCGTGTTAAAAGAATCTGGTTTTGCTAAGAATCGAGTGATCGGTCAATCAGGCGTTCTAGATACTGCCAGGTTCCGTACGTTTATTGCAGAAGAATTAAATATTTCTGTAAAAGATATTACGGGATTTGTATTAGGTGGACATGGGGATAGTATGGTACCTTTAATACGCTATTCGTATGCAGGTGGAATTCCACTTGAGACACTGATTTCAAAAGAGCGATTAGATGCAATTATTGAGCGTACTAGAAAAGGTGGAGGCGAAATTGTTAACCTTCTTGGTAACGGAAGCGCGTATTATGCGCCAGCTGCGTCACTTACTGAGATGACCGAAGCAATTTTAAAAGACCAGCGCCGTGTCTTACCGTCGATTGCTTATCTTGATGGGGAATATGGATACCATGACATTTGCCTAGGGGTCCCTACAATTTTAGGTGGAAATGGTCTAGAGCAAATACTAGAACTTAACCTTACATCTGAAGAAAAAACGGCTTTAGACAATTCAGCTACTGCTGTTAAACAGGTTATAAAAATATTACCAGAGTAA